A section of the Hevea brasiliensis isolate MT/VB/25A 57/8 chromosome 17, ASM3005281v1, whole genome shotgun sequence genome encodes:
- the LOC110669102 gene encoding protein NUCLEAR FUSION DEFECTIVE 4 isoform X1, which yields MKAGTRPPWIGLGVAVWVQIASGNAYSFPLYSHSLKSVLGFNQHQLTMVGVANDIGENIGLLPGIASNKFPPWAILLIGAFACFIGYGVLWLALSRAVQSMPYWLLWLALCVATNSSAWLSTAVLVTNMRNFPLSRGTVAGILKGYGGISAAVFTAIYSMLLHSSSSKLLMFLALGIPVLCFLVMYFVRACTPASGEDSTEHAYFLFTQAALIALSLYILITTILDHMLHLSAPISYTFPVIMFVLLMAPLAIPIKMTFCCTRTSKSGMLDRSIASSDNLIQGEASADKTEPLLKSSSSALILGSFQESDETSVAANMLLAEGEGAVKKKRRPKRGEDFKFSEAVIKADFWLLFFVYFVGVGSGVTVLNNLAQIGIAQGVHDTTILLSLFSFCNFVGRLGGGTVSEHFVRSKTIPRTIWMTCTQIIMIVTYLLFASAIDGTLYAATALLGICFGVQFSVMIPTVSELFGLKHFGIFYNFMSLGNPLGAYLFSGLLAGYVYDTEAAKQQELNMLLGSSISCMGPHCFRLTFLVLAGVCGVGSILSLILTMRIWPVYEMLYAGGSFRLPQSSIH from the exons ATGAAAGCAGGGACCAGACCACCATGGATAGGACTTGGAGTTGCTGTATGGGTGCAAATAGCATCTGGGAATGCCTACAGCTTCCCTCTCTATTCCCATTCTTTGAAATCTGTTCTTGGTTTTAACCAGCACCAGCTTACTATGGTTGGGGTTGCTAATGACATTGGTGAGAATATTGGACTCCTCCCTGGTATTGCCTCCAACAAGTTCCCTCCTTGGGCCATTCTATTGATTGGTGCTTTTGCCTGTTTCATTGGTTATGGTGTTCTCTGGCTTGCTCTTAGCCGCGCTGTCCAGTCTATGCCTTATTGGTTG CTATGGCTTGCACTATGTGTTGCCACTAATAGTAGTGCTTGGTTGAGCACTGCTGTACTTGTGACCAACATGAGAAACTTCCCTCTTAGTCGAGGCACAGTTGCTGGTATTCTCAAAGGTTATGGAGGAATCAGTGCTGCAGTGTTTACTGCAATTTACAGTATGCTGCTTCATAGTTCCTCTTCTAAGCTTCTGATGTTCCTTGCACTTGGAATTCCTGTTCTTTGTTTCCTTGTGATGTATTTTGTAAGGGCTTGTACTCCAGCTTCTGGTGAGGACTCTACAGAACATGCCTATTTTCTTTTTACCCAAGCAGCCCTTATTGCACTCAGCTTATATATTCTAATAACCACGATATTGGACCACATGCTTCATTTGAGTGCCCCAATATCTTATACTTTTCCTGTCATAATGTTTGTCCTTCTGATGGCTCCACTTGCAATACCCATAAAGATGACATTTTGTTGCACTAGGACCAGCAAATCAGGGATGCTTGACCGATCAATTGCTTCATCAGACAATCTGATACAGGGAGAAGCAAGTGCGGACAAAACTGAACCATTGCTCAAGTCATCCTCATCAGCACTGATACTTGGAAGCTTTCAGGAAAGTGACGAGACATCTGTGGCAGCTAATATGCTTCTAGCTGAGGGTGAGGGGGCagtgaagaagaagaggaggcCCAAAAGAGGGGAGGATTTCAAATTTAGTGAAGCTGTAATCAAAGCTGATTTCTGGCTTCTTTTCTTTGTTTACTTTGTTGGGGTTGGTTCTGGGGTAACTGTGCTCAATAATCTGGCCCAGATAGGTATTGCTCAAGGTGTACATGACACCACAATCTTGTTGTCTCTCTTCAGCTTTTGCAATTTTGTGGGACGTCTTGGTGGTGGTACTGTTTCTGAACATTTTGTCAG GTCAAAAACAATCCCACGTACAATATGGATGACGTGCACTCAAATAATAATGATCGTAACATATCTGTTGTTCGCTTCTGCCATTGATGGTACCCTTTATGCTGCAACTGCATTACTTGGGATTTGCTTTGGGGTTCAGTTCTCTGTCATGATTCCAACAGTCTCTGAGCTTTTtggcttgaagcattttggtatattttataattttatgtcACTAGGGAATCCTCTTGGTGCATATCTTTTCTCAGGTCTCCTTGCAGGATATGTATATGATACTGAGGCAGCAAAGCAACAAGAACTGAATATGTTGCTTGGCTCAAGCATCTCCTGCATGGGTCCACATTGCTTCAGACTCACATTCCTGGTTCTGGCTGGTGTCTGTGGGGTGGGATCCATCTTGAGCCTAATTCTAACTATGAGAATATGGCCAGTTTATGAGATGCTTTATGCTGGGGGTTCCTTCAGGCTGCCTCAAAGCTCAATTCATTAA
- the LOC110669102 gene encoding protein NUCLEAR FUSION DEFECTIVE 4 isoform X2, which translates to MKAGTRPPWIGLGVAVWVQIASGNAYSFPLYSHSLKSVLGFNQHQLTMVGVANDIGENIGLLPGIASNKFPPWAILLIGAFACFIGYGVLWLALSRAVQSMPYWLLWLALCVATNSSAWLSTAVLVTNMRNFPLSRGTVAGILKGYGGISAAVFTAIYSMLLHSSSSKLLMFLALGIPVLCFLVMYFVRACTPASGEDSTEHAYFLFTQAALIALSLYILITTILDHMLHLSAPISYTFPVIMFVLLMAPLAIPIKMTFCCTRTSKSGMLDRSIASSDNLIQGEASADKTEPLLKSSSSALILGSFQESDETSVAANMLLAEGEGAVKKKRRPKRGEDFKFSEAVIKADFWLLFFVYFVGVGSGVTVLNNLAQIGIAQGVHDTTILLSLFSFCNFVGRLGGGTVSEHFVRSKTIPRTIWMTCTQIIMIVTYLLFASAIDGLLAGYVYDTEAAKQQELNMLLGSSISCMGPHCFRLTFLVLAGVCGVGSILSLILTMRIWPVYEMLYAGGSFRLPQSSIH; encoded by the exons ATGAAAGCAGGGACCAGACCACCATGGATAGGACTTGGAGTTGCTGTATGGGTGCAAATAGCATCTGGGAATGCCTACAGCTTCCCTCTCTATTCCCATTCTTTGAAATCTGTTCTTGGTTTTAACCAGCACCAGCTTACTATGGTTGGGGTTGCTAATGACATTGGTGAGAATATTGGACTCCTCCCTGGTATTGCCTCCAACAAGTTCCCTCCTTGGGCCATTCTATTGATTGGTGCTTTTGCCTGTTTCATTGGTTATGGTGTTCTCTGGCTTGCTCTTAGCCGCGCTGTCCAGTCTATGCCTTATTGGTTG CTATGGCTTGCACTATGTGTTGCCACTAATAGTAGTGCTTGGTTGAGCACTGCTGTACTTGTGACCAACATGAGAAACTTCCCTCTTAGTCGAGGCACAGTTGCTGGTATTCTCAAAGGTTATGGAGGAATCAGTGCTGCAGTGTTTACTGCAATTTACAGTATGCTGCTTCATAGTTCCTCTTCTAAGCTTCTGATGTTCCTTGCACTTGGAATTCCTGTTCTTTGTTTCCTTGTGATGTATTTTGTAAGGGCTTGTACTCCAGCTTCTGGTGAGGACTCTACAGAACATGCCTATTTTCTTTTTACCCAAGCAGCCCTTATTGCACTCAGCTTATATATTCTAATAACCACGATATTGGACCACATGCTTCATTTGAGTGCCCCAATATCTTATACTTTTCCTGTCATAATGTTTGTCCTTCTGATGGCTCCACTTGCAATACCCATAAAGATGACATTTTGTTGCACTAGGACCAGCAAATCAGGGATGCTTGACCGATCAATTGCTTCATCAGACAATCTGATACAGGGAGAAGCAAGTGCGGACAAAACTGAACCATTGCTCAAGTCATCCTCATCAGCACTGATACTTGGAAGCTTTCAGGAAAGTGACGAGACATCTGTGGCAGCTAATATGCTTCTAGCTGAGGGTGAGGGGGCagtgaagaagaagaggaggcCCAAAAGAGGGGAGGATTTCAAATTTAGTGAAGCTGTAATCAAAGCTGATTTCTGGCTTCTTTTCTTTGTTTACTTTGTTGGGGTTGGTTCTGGGGTAACTGTGCTCAATAATCTGGCCCAGATAGGTATTGCTCAAGGTGTACATGACACCACAATCTTGTTGTCTCTCTTCAGCTTTTGCAATTTTGTGGGACGTCTTGGTGGTGGTACTGTTTCTGAACATTTTGTCAG GTCAAAAACAATCCCACGTACAATATGGATGACGTGCACTCAAATAATAATGATCGTAACATATCTGTTGTTCGCTTCTGCCATTGATG GTCTCCTTGCAGGATATGTATATGATACTGAGGCAGCAAAGCAACAAGAACTGAATATGTTGCTTGGCTCAAGCATCTCCTGCATGGGTCCACATTGCTTCAGACTCACATTCCTGGTTCTGGCTGGTGTCTGTGGGGTGGGATCCATCTTGAGCCTAATTCTAACTATGAGAATATGGCCAGTTTATGAGATGCTTTATGCTGGGGGTTCCTTCAGGCTGCCTCAAAGCTCAATTCATTAA